Within the Erigeron canadensis isolate Cc75 chromosome 6, C_canadensis_v1, whole genome shotgun sequence genome, the region AGTTCGCTTCTAATGTTGTCGAGAAATGCTTGACTTATGGCAGTCCAGAGGAGTGTCAACTTCTGGTGAAGGAGATGCTTGGTTCAACTGATGAAAATGAGCCATTACAGGCAAAAGACTTTCTCTTCTCATTTCCCATATTCCCCTTACTTCCTTTAGATTATATCCTAAACTTCTTTCTTGGTCAATACAGGTAATGATGAAAGACCCTTTTGGGAACTACGTGGTGCAGAAGGTTCTGCAAACTTGCGATGACCAGAGTCGTGAACTCATTCTTTCTCGCATAAAGATCCACTTTGCTGCTCTGAAACGATACACATTTGGTAAACACATTGTTACTCGTGTGGAAAAGCTCATCGCTTCAGGAGGTAAGAAACATGTTCTGAACAGTGAACACTTTATCAAAACCAAaagtttttaaagaaaaaatggcTCATGAATTTCCTTATTACTTGTACATGCAGAAAGGCACATTGCAGCATCGTCTTTTTCGAGTTCATGAGATATACTGCTTTGGATGAAGAACCAATAAGGAAAGGGATATGGCTGATATAATATGGCATCATAATAAACTTGGGATAGTTTGATCTCTATGTGAATATCAGGTCTGAATTTTTGATCAGTTGGTAAAATAGGTTATGGACATAAGAGAGGGTTATGTAGATGGGTTGTTGATTTTGATAGCTATAAATATATGGTTTATATTTTGTAAAGAGGAGTGTAAATGATCGATAATCTCAGTTGGTAGAGAAGTTAACAGGAGAAGTTGATATGCAGCTATGTATAGGAcctgtttatatatgtatatatatgctagATTTGATAATCATCAAGTACTATTATAAATAAACCGTAGCTAGCCAAGTTTGAGCAATATATTCCATCTTACAAGAGTAAACTTGAAATTATTTGGAATGTTCTCAATAAGTAGTACCAAGTTATCTTAATTGATTGATGCATTGCCATCCTCTTGTAGCTTCTTTTCATTCTCCTTTGTGAtcatttctttcttcttttcccTTGATTTGGCCTCTTCATTTTCCTTCTTCTTAATGTCGAAAAACTCAATGAGACCACCAAGAGCAATATCAGGGTCTTCATCTTTGAGAAGTTGCTCTGCTATTTCGGCAGGGGTAACCTGTACCTCACAGATCAAATCCTTAATTTCTTCAAAAAGGTTGTGCTCACTGATACTAAGATAGTTGGATGCTAGCAATCGGAACGCGCTTGAAGTGCAGTATGACATGTTGATGTGAACGTCCATACGACCTGGACGAAGAAGTGCAGGATCAAGTTTGTCCTTTCTGTTTGTGGTGAATATGATGATTCTCTCATCGCCACAACTTGACCATAAGCCATCTATGAAGTTAAGAAACCCTGACAATGTTACCTAATCACAATAAATCAATTGCTATTAGATCaattcataattatatatttatattaccaTAAGTTTCTTCATATCTGCTAAATTACTACCTTTTAGTTACTTTGAATGGATTAGGAGTAGAATATAATACTCGACAACTACAAACAACAACGGTACCCAATCATGCCATAAGCAGGTTATGAGGATTTGATACTAGACAACTATTGTACAGTTTACCTGTGTAATTTGAGAAATCAACATTTTAACATAAGCAACATGTTGATTTTCAAAGCAGATAACTACTCCAAAAAAAGCAATCCAAAAACCTGCTTATGAGGGTTAAGTATTAACCCTCAATTGTTCCATGTATACAATACTACAATTATTATCAAATTCGGACATTATTATCTATAACTATCAGAATGGGGTGCCATATATATTCCATCGCTCGTCTCTCTACTAAATGCAGTTGGGACTCCAAGGTCGTTTCACCTACTGGTTTTTTGGATTCTTTTTGAGAATGTCATTTCTTTACATCGAACTAAAGGAACGTTTATTGGCTTTTTTGAGGCGGGTACAACAGTTAACCAATGGGTGGTGACAAAGAAAATAGGAGAAGCTTCAAAACCTAAACAGGGTCAGAGAGCTACAAAGAAATCTCGAATTCAAGTAGGAGAAAGGTAAATTGAACTTATTTTTAGTTTCAACATTCAAACGGGCCAATAATGAGATATGAGATGTAATGGGACATGACCACATGAGTAATAGGCTTTACTGCTTTTAAAGCAAAAGTTGGTTACTAGGCCGACCCATTTTATCATGGCCTGCAAATGACTAAACTacaaatattaacatatatcGGGCACATTTTGTGTGGCCCAGGCCTGTGGATTAAGAGTCTTAACCCCACAAATTGGTTGTTCCATAGGCGACTAGGGCATCACCAATTGGCCACAAACAATGgataaattcatatatattgtcCTGGCTCGTTAGCCACTAAGTTACAGTATTTGCTTATCATCCCCAATTCTTGAAACAATACTACTTTTTCTCATCAAGTGATCAGGAAACAAACGTCTTGAAATCATCTATCGATCtgttttttgtttcaattttgtAACAAGGTAACAAGTCATTCTTAATTTCACTAATCGATCACTATACATGCGCATAAGGTCTTAAAATGTGGTTGCATTTTTTAGTTTCACATGATAATGAAAGTGGAATGGGCTCAGGgatttaatgattatgttatGCTATAGTTCCATGTAAACAATACTAGAGTTATTATAAGATTCGGACATTATTGACTATAACTACCAAAATGAACCATCTTAATTAAGGTGCTAATCAATGACATTTTTCCAAAGACAAGTAGCTAGTACTAAGTTACTGACCTTGCTTTCATCATCATAACCTGGTCGTTGACTTCTTCGAGCCATAGCTTTTGCGGCTTCCACCTCCATCCGATCATGCAACTCAACCGAGCAATCGATATCTTCCACCACCAAAATCGACCTATTCCCCGTGGCCACCAACAACCTCCTCAACTCAGAATTGGATCTAATTTCAGTCAACTCCAagtcatatatatcaaaattcaaataattGGCCATGGCTGCAATCAAACTAGATTTCCCTGTCCCAGGAGGCCCATACAACAAATACCCTCTCTTCCACGCCTTTCCGACTTTCCTATAATACTCTCTCCTCTCCAAAAACCTATCCAAATCCTTGATCACTTTCTCCTTCATTCCGTCATCCATCGCCACCGTCTCAAACTTTGCAGGATGGTCTAGATTCACACACGTCCACGCCGTTGGATATCGGGTGTAACTCGTCTTCCTTTCAACCGTGAACAGCTTCACGGTTTTCTCTTGTTGTTTCTTTGTTTTGACTTCATCTAGTATAAACGGCAAATACTCGTTCAACACCAAGTCTTTGTGTTTTCTATGAAACGTGAGCTCCAAGGAACGTAAATCGGATTTTGAAGACCTTCCGGTTTCATCATGAGTATAGTATTCTctagttggtttttttttagataCTAGAGACCATGTGAACTTAATCCCATTATACGTATCCACATATTCTTCATTTAATTCCATGGCAACGCttatttgtttctcatttgGGGTTTTTGTGATCTTTAGACGGTGAATATTAGACGATATCCGGGCTGCAAGGTAGGCTTGTGTCGCGGTGTAGATTTCGTTGTCGCTAAAGCCTTCGAATTCATATATGATCATGGTCAACTGTGTGGAGAATTTGTTGATGAGTTTTCGGAAAGTGAGATAAAAATAGTCCTGGAATTCAGAAGGTAAGTAGTCGCGGGAGAAGCTGCGAACAACCATGGCCGCCGCCGCGACGGAACCGATGGTCGAGATCAGTGCTTTGGCCGTGCTGATTTTGGAGTCATCAGTTGACATTTTTGGAAAGTGTTACTGGTCGAACTCGTTAATTAATTGGTTATGTGTAATTAATGTTGTACTAAAATATATCGTCACGATGCTTGACCGTTTTCACCGTATGTTTCAAGTCGACCATTCATTGGTTGATGACTTTTGGCCGTATGATTCAAGTTGAACCTCTTGACCGCATGTTTCTAAATTGAACTTTGGGGTGTTTGTGATTGAGTTTtaagttgattattttattattgtgtttgtataacataaataatcaaaaaatgtgtttggcaaaaaagtgattatctgcgtTTAATCAGAgagaaaacgcagttttgaaaaagcagatgaggacatgttttttcaaaacgcagtatttaaacgcataatctattttacaAACGTAAACACAAACGCCCCCTTAGTAGCGTTTGGTACTTGGTAGTAGTGTAGTACCAATctcattccccccccccccccccccccaaaaaaaaaaaaaaaaaaaaaaacgaaggTGATATTTTAGTCATACGATGGGTcttctttttgacaaaataataaaaaccgaGTATTGTATTCCAACCATTTATTTATAACCCcttaacactttttttttttatccagaatgcctctatttcttaatcttattttcattatacaactaatctataattttatactatctaataaaaaaacaactctctttaaatgttttttgggaaattatctaaaataatattaataattaaattacactagttaccagtcttttatcttttaaaatatcttcattaacattttaaatcaattacttttacatcaataatctacactACTTGacgccacctccaccaccaactGTCGCTCCCACCACTACACCATCGTCGTCACGACCACCGTCGCATTACACGGGTACCATGTAGTTTTTACTATTTTAACCGGTTGTTAAAggtataatagtaataatacgAAAGGACACAACTACTGTTGGGTACCGTAACGCTTTTTGACTTTTAACCCACGCTAAAGGTACCCCTATTTAATTGCTAACAAAATTGGCCACCAACCAGTGTCGGCTTAAGGTTTTGGGGGGCTTTAAGTGAGATCAATTTTGAGAGCCTTTTATAAACTTGAATGCCATAATTAACAAATCTATATTCGAATTTTTCTAAGAGAATAATAGAATTTTGATTTCCAAGAAAAGTGTTGATGGTTGCTCATAGACAAAAGAGATGTTTTCAAACCCTaaccataaaaattattaaCCTTTAGGAAAAATCTAGTTGTAACCTTGTAGTTACAGGCTAAACTATTGAAAATTTTGCGACCTTTGTTATTGGTGGGCCTTAGGCCCATGCCTAAACCCATAATTCTATTAAGCCGGCTGTGCCACCAACCCGATATAaaccaatttatatttttttatgggaaatgatattcctaCCACAAATTTTAATGAATTTACCACACAGTACAACTTTTTGAACACATTGTACAAGTTACTAAAACATGTGTGGTAGATTTATCAAAAcctgtggtacgaatatcacttcccattatttatttattattataatttgttttgttaatatgtttttcatacactacaGTATATGATAGTtattaagtatataaaaagTGGCATAGAATTTATGTAAGTTTCAATACGGAAATATCAATATCTCACAGTTGTGTTGTTTAGACCTTATCTCAAGATATACAGCTATAAATCGATCATTTATATGCATTTTGAAAGAGTGTATAATTTTGTTAACTTATCTATACTTATTAATgcattcaaattattaaaaattttcagaTAATCACATTTCATTGCTAAAGGTGGTAgtaaataaaaagacaaaatcactGCTAAAAGTTTTCCGGGTCACGggtgaataaaaaaataatctgaTTAACCGGTCTCATAAAACACTTTAACCTCTTATTTGgccaaaatctaaaaaaaataataaaaatacatagaTCAACATTCTTCATGGTAAATGCTTATTTTGTTAGTCCTCTAATAGTCTAATAAATagacaaaataataatacataggATTCATTGGTGGGCATATAAATATGTTGTTTACACATGTCATGATGgcttaaagaaaatgaaaagttacATAAAATCTTTTTGTAAAAGGAAATTGATATCACTGATCAGGCTACATGTGTtaacataaacttttaaatctaTTTAGTAAGACTAAGAGGAATGGGAAAAAAAGGGAAGGAGGAACGACTTGCGCCATATGTCATGTGATGTAAGAAGAGTTACCCCTTAAAAAAAGTGGAAATAGGTGGATTTTAAAGAGTGAGACGACTTGTGTCATGTGGCATGTGGGGTAGGGGagtgttgtatgtaaaaaaggtaaaaatgggTGGATTTAGGAGAATTCGGCGAGGGGAGGTGGTGTTCAGGGCGACTTTGACTGACTTTGGAGCACAAAGGGGCGAGCTGTGGAGGTCGGGCAAAACACAAGTCGGGCAAgggggtggtgtggggggcGACTTATGGTGACTTGGGGCGAGAGTCGGCCAAAGTTGGCACCACTCCTTTTAGTctaagactaagaggagtgggaAGAAAGGGAGGGAGAGGCGACTT harbors:
- the LOC122605851 gene encoding protein HYPER-SENSITIVITY-RELATED 4-like — protein: MSTDDSKISTAKALISTIGSVAAAAMVVRSFSRDYLPSEFQDYFYLTFRKLINKFSTQLTMIIYEFEGFSDNEIYTATQAYLAARISSNIHRLKITKTPNEKQISVAMELNEEYVDTYNGIKFTWSLVSKKKPTREYYTHDETGRSSKSDLRSLELTFHRKHKDLVLNEYLPFILDEVKTKKQQEKTVKLFTVERKTSYTRYPTAWTCVNLDHPAKFETVAMDDGMKEKVIKDLDRFLERREYYRKVGKAWKRGYLLYGPPGTGKSSLIAAMANYLNFDIYDLELTEIRSNSELRRLLVATGNRSILVVEDIDCSVELHDRMEVEAAKAMARRSQRPGYDDESKVTLSGFLNFIDGLWSSCGDERIIIFTTNRKDKLDPALLRPGRMDVHINMSYCTSSAFRLLASNYLSISEHNLFEEIKDLICEVQVTPAEIAEQLLKDEDPDIALGGLIEFFDIKKKENEEAKSREKKKEMITKENEKKLQEDGNASIN